TCTCTTTCTGGATACAATCGATCATGCTCATCTGACGGAGTGCAATGTTGAATGCCGCATTCACATCAGCATGATCAACGTGCCCGCAGACCGGGCACTTGAACTCCTTTCCCTGCCGTTGACCTCGCGCACCACACCGAGAACAATCCTGCGAGGTATACGCCGGATCAACGTAGAGGACAGGAACGCCGAGCAGCTTGGCTTTGTATTCTACAAACTGTTGCAGTTGATAGAACGACCAACTGTGCAGGGCGTATCTGAACGAACGGTGTTGTTTCCTCGTCTTGCGGATACCGTTCAGATCCTCGAAGACGAGCGCTGCGTGGAGACTCTTCGCCACATCGACAACCTTGCGGCTGATCTTGTGGTTCAGGTCTCGCACGATTCGACTCTCGCGGTCTTTCACCCGTTTCAGCTCCCTGAAGCAACCTTCTCGTTGAAGACGCTTGCGGATTGCTGAATACTTACGGTGGACGTGCAGTGCCGATTTGCCAAGTTTTTCGACCTTCCCGGTCTCCGGGTTGGCAATGACTGCAACGTGCCCGGTCGTGTTCCGGTCAACCCCGATGAACTGTCGGGGTATCATCTCCGGTAGCTCCGGCACGGTGCATGAGATATAGGCGAACTCCCGGTCGATCTCGATCTGGTTGACCTTCTGGAAGGCGGGAAACTGATAGTGCAGGGTTAGATCCAATGGCACGACGCGGATCGTTCGGGCATCGGGATCGACTTTGATGGATTGCCCCGGTACAACAAGGTTGACATTCCGTACTCGCTTGATCGTCTTCTGACTCCCGTACTTCTTGAGGATCTGGTTGGATATCGCAGATTTCAGACCGATCTCCTTGACAGCCTTGGAACTTCTACACGTCGGATTCCTGACTGCAAACTCTGCTACGGCAAACGCTTGTTTCAGTTCGGTACTGAAATCTCTGCCGTGGCGGAGTTTGTAGGTCAGCAACACATTAGTTCCTCTTTTGATCCTCGATATACTTCTTCACGACTTCCTCGGAGATGTGTCCGCAGGACTCGACATAGTAGCTGCGAGTCCACAACGAGGGCAATCGCGTGCGTAGGGGTTCAAACTCCTGACGGAGTATTCTCGACGTATACCCTTTCAACTGTTGCACGATCCAGTGTGGGCTGGCGGTCGGTTTCGTCTTGACAAATAAGTGGAGATGATCCGGCATAATCTCCAGCGTCTCGACGCTGACACCGATCTCGGATGCCTTCTCTTTGAGAAGAACTTCCAATCTGTCAGAAACGGGCGGTTGAAGCACTTTCCGCCGGTATTTCGGACACCATATAATATGATACCCGACGTTGTAGACCGTGGTATTCGAGTGCGTCCACCGTTCTTTTGGCATCTATATAATTATTAGTGTGCCACCAATATAAGGTTTTCGTGGTAGGTAGACGCATTCATCCCACGACTAAAGTCGTGGGCTTTCTGCTACTTTGATCGTAACCTTTATCTCTCTTCGCAGAAAACAACCAAATGCAACGGGACAGTTGCAGTATGGCCCGCCTGGTAACAGGTAGAGGTTTTTGCAGAGGGAACTCCTCAACTCCCCCAGCCCGCTATTTTGCCACACACCATCGCGCAGAGTGCCAGCTCTCTTTTTCCACCGCCCTCGCCCACCGTGCCGCACCCCCTTCATAACCCCGACACCACGAAAAAAAGACACAAGCATAGTATAGTCTGCACCCTTAATAATAAGGCTTATTATCTGAAACAACCAATAACCACGTAACAGCGTGGTGGAATACCGTGAAGGAAAATCGACGCAGAGAAGGTGGTTAATTGATTGCAAGAAGAAGTGGGAGCCCACACCAGACTTTCCACGGTGCGGCGCGGGAACTCCCGAGGAATACCGGGCGCCGAACTATATCTGATTTCTCGTTTCGAGCGACGCTCGCCTATTGCATGACGACGATGGCCCTTGCCGTGTTGCTGCTCGTCATGCTCGTGTCGATGGCCCTTGCTCCCGACCACCAGCTGATCCTCGACTCTAATATCTTCGGCGAGGCGCTGTGGGAACCGTGGGCCTATGGCGGCATCGTCGCGCTGCTGGCGTGGTTCGGTTATGGGATCGTCCGGGATGCATATGATCGCATTGGCGCCGAGGCATCGACATGATCGGGATGTCTGCACCACGTTTCCGGGCGTTCGCAGCTCTGATGGTACTCGCGGCCTGCATCATCGGGCCGGCGCTCGCGGAGAGTTGTACGATCAACTATCCGACGACGATCTATTACAACTCAACGGCGCCGAGCAATGGCGTCGGCGGCGCTATCGGTGCGTATGATGCCCTTGTCAGGATCAACGGTTCGACCATCGAGGCGATCGATTCGGAAGGTACGCCGATAGCGAACGGGACGGCGGGAACAGACGATGCAGCGGTTTTCAATGCAGCAATAAATGCGCTGGGTTCCGGCACCACCCTTGCCATCGGGGGCGGTGATTACACTCCGACATCCCGAATTCTTATCAATAAATCCCTCGACATCATCGGCATCGGCAATCCACGATTCACATGGAACTACGCGGTCGCCCATTACGCCATGTTCTCGTGTTCAGGGTCGAACGGCGGTTTGTATGCTCTTGCATCGGATGTCGCAGAGGGAGATCGGACGTTGACCTACGCCGGGGATCTGTCGTCGATCATTGATGCCGGTGATCTGATCACGATCTCCGATAATACGATCTGGCAACCGGGGAGTAGCGGGACATACGCTACGTGGAAGACCGGCGAAATCCATATGGTTCGGAGCGTCTCGTATAGCAATCCCACCACGACGATCACGCTTGATGATGGACTCCTCCATAACTTTACGACAGCACAGGGCGCCACGATGCAGCATCGCATCCCCATCACCGTGAATATCGACGGCATAACAGTAGCCGGAGACGATCCCGATCGCGCCATCTATCTTATTTCGTGCGATTACTGCAAAGACGGCACGTTTGAGGGCATCACGGCAGAACGGGTCGGGGGGTACGGCATATGCTTTACATCGAGTTATAACATGCTCGTGACGGGAAGCACCTTTCGGGACATGACCAGCGGTGTAAGCAATCTTGGGTATGGTGTCTCGGTGTCAAACGATTGCGCATACATCACCGTCACCGATAGCCATTTTGATAATTGCGGGCACGGAGTCACCGCTGGAGGGACCGGCCCCATCGGCCAACCGCGGGACATTCTCGTTACAGACAGTAGTTTCATCGCTGGTACATCGAGCGCCATCGACGCCCATCAGATCACCGAATCGATGACGGTTGACGGCAACACGATCGGCGGCGTCTATATTTATGGCGGTATTTTGAGTGGAGCGAGAACGTCGATCATCAGGAACAACAAAGTCTGGAATACCGATACGGCAATCGGCCCGAGGGGGACCGTCTCGAACCGGACGTTTATCGTGCAAAACAATTTGATCGACAATGCCGAAAATGGCATTTTTACCAATATTGGCGAACCCAACAGTTTCGACACCCTGATCATTACGGGCAATGTTTTCAAGAGGATTTTGACGCATGATATCGATATCTCGGTTGCGATCCCCCCTTCGGCAGTAATCGAGGATAATGTGGAGTGTTCTCCATGACGAAACTGTCGATGGCCCTTGTCATTGCGATAGTCTCCCTCACGGCCCTCGTAGCTCCGGCATTGGCAGACACGTACAGCGACCAGTTCTCTACAAACAGCAGCGACGAATATAATTATTCGGCAACCTACGCCGTATTATCGTATCCTGGCGACGTGCTGAACTATACTGCGGCCGGCGCCGCTGGTCGCGGGATCGTGAAATCACCGGAGATTTTCTCCTATGGTCTCTACTCAGTTACATTCTCACTCAAACAAAACGGATCGGTCACCGGCGCACAGGACTTCTATCTGATCTTCGGCAATCAGGGAGAGGAGCCGTACGCGTCACCGATCACCTCGTCGGGGTCACGATACGTCATCGCCTGTACGAACGGATCGACAAACCGCCTTCGGATCGGCCTAGTCCAGAATGGCACATACTCCGTTCTCGTCACTGCCAACACGCCGTTCATCCGCAATGTGAATTACACAATCCTCGTGAACTGGACGAGCGCTGGCAATATCTCGGTCTATAAAGATGGCTCACCGCTAACGAACATCACCAATACAAATTACACGAGCGGTTATGCCGGGTTCTCGGCCTATACCGCCGTTAACGATATCGTTCATATCGACTCCTATTCTATCAACGAATCGGCAGTCGCCAACTTCACATATTCATCAACTGGCCTCACCGCGTCCTTTGTCGCCACCGGCGAGAACCTCGGAGATCCGGGCGTCTCCTGCATCTGGAACATGAGCGACGGTGGATCCGCGGTCGGCTGCTCGGCGTTCGATTACACTTTCGCGTCGCCGGGCATCTACTGGGTGAACCATACCGTCTCGAACGTCGCCGGCACCTCGTACTCGAACCAGAGCGTCTTCATCGGGGCCGGCTCTGGCTACTACGCGAAGCTCGAGGTCAACGCATCCTCCGGCTACCCGCAGGGCAACCTCACGCTCTACCGCGGCGAATCAAGCGGCGCCGACACCGTGCTCGGCAGCGCGATCCTCTCCGATCTCGGCCAGAACATCTGGTACAACGTCACCCTCGACCGCACGGCCGCCGGCGTCATGACCGTCTACCTGAACGGCAGCGCGCTTATCTCGGCGACCGACACCACGTACTCGCAGGGCCGGTCCGGCCTCGCGCAAACGGGCGGCAGTTCGACGGCGACCATCTGGATCACGGCGAACGAGATTTATTCGACCATCCTGACGACGCGGGACATCACCGATGTCCAATGGAAGGGGTCGGGCGTCGAGGACGTGACCGCCGGCATCACCACGCTGGCGACGTGGGCCTTCTTCCTCGGGGTCGCTTGCGTCGTAATCGGGGCCGCGTTCGGGCTGAACACGTACATGAAGAGGAGGAGGTGAGCGATGAAACAAGCCTTTGATATCCGAATGGTCATCTTCGGGGTGCTGATGTTCGCCATCATCGGCGGCCTGATCGTGATGTTCGTCGCGGCAACGAACAACACGCTCCCCGAGACGCGGGAAATTGTCGATGTCTACCATAACTGGAGCGACGACTTCTCGGCCGATACGAGCGCAGACTACACGACCGCCGGCACCAGCACGGCAACGTGGGAACCGACGAACGGCGTGCTCAATCTGACGGGTGCGGATGGATCGGCCCTGATCACCGGCGAGACGTTCGGCCCCGGTACGTACTCGATGAACGTCTCCTTCAAGAGCGCGACGAATCCCGGCGGCGTCATCCTCTTTATCGGCCG
This region of bacterium genomic DNA includes:
- a CDS encoding transposase, translating into MLLTYKLRHGRDFSTELKQAFAVAEFAVRNPTCRSSKAVKEIGLKSAISNQILKKYGSQKTIKRVRNVNLVVPGQSIKVDPDARTIRVVPLDLTLHYQFPAFQKVNQIEIDREFAYISCTVPELPEMIPRQFIGVDRNTTGHVAVIANPETGKVEKLGKSALHVHRKYSAIRKRLQREGCFRELKRVKDRESRIVRDLNHKISRKVVDVAKSLHAALVFEDLNGIRKTRKQHRSFRYALHSWSFYQLQQFVEYKAKLLGVPVLYVDPAYTSQDCSRCGARGQRQGKEFKCPVCGHVDHADVNAAFNIALRQMSMIDCIQKEMGTMGALIPHDALLECPATLEPHRL
- the tnpA gene encoding IS200/IS605 family transposase; this translates as MPKERWTHSNTTVYNVGYHIIWCPKYRRKVLQPPVSDRLEVLLKEKASEIGVSVETLEIMPDHLHLFVKTKPTASPHWIVQQLKGYTSRILRQEFEPLRTRLPSLWTRSYYVESCGHISEEVVKKYIEDQKRN
- a CDS encoding right-handed parallel beta-helix repeat-containing protein is translated as MIGMSAPRFRAFAALMVLAACIIGPALAESCTINYPTTIYYNSTAPSNGVGGAIGAYDALVRINGSTIEAIDSEGTPIANGTAGTDDAAVFNAAINALGSGTTLAIGGGDYTPTSRILINKSLDIIGIGNPRFTWNYAVAHYAMFSCSGSNGGLYALASDVAEGDRTLTYAGDLSSIIDAGDLITISDNTIWQPGSSGTYATWKTGEIHMVRSVSYSNPTTTITLDDGLLHNFTTAQGATMQHRIPITVNIDGITVAGDDPDRAIYLISCDYCKDGTFEGITAERVGGYGICFTSSYNMLVTGSTFRDMTSGVSNLGYGVSVSNDCAYITVTDSHFDNCGHGVTAGGTGPIGQPRDILVTDSSFIAGTSSAIDAHQITESMTVDGNTIGGVYIYGGILSGARTSIIRNNKVWNTDTAIGPRGTVSNRTFIVQNNLIDNAENGIFTNIGEPNSFDTLIITGNVFKRILTHDIDISVAIPPSAVIEDNVECSP
- a CDS encoding PKD domain-containing protein; the protein is MTKLSMALVIAIVSLTALVAPALADTYSDQFSTNSSDEYNYSATYAVLSYPGDVLNYTAAGAAGRGIVKSPEIFSYGLYSVTFSLKQNGSVTGAQDFYLIFGNQGEEPYASPITSSGSRYVIACTNGSTNRLRIGLVQNGTYSVLVTANTPFIRNVNYTILVNWTSAGNISVYKDGSPLTNITNTNYTSGYAGFSAYTAVNDIVHIDSYSINESAVANFTYSSTGLTASFVATGENLGDPGVSCIWNMSDGGSAVGCSAFDYTFASPGIYWVNHTVSNVAGTSYSNQSVFIGAGSGYYAKLEVNASSGYPQGNLTLYRGESSGADTVLGSAILSDLGQNIWYNVTLDRTAAGVMTVYLNGSALISATDTTYSQGRSGLAQTGGSSTATIWITANEIYSTILTTRDITDVQWKGSGVEDVTAGITTLATWAFFLGVACVVIGAAFGLNTYMKRRR